One Bacillota bacterium genomic window carries:
- a CDS encoding 1-deoxy-D-xylulose-5-phosphate reductoisomerase, translating to MTPKPGQHHHCTPQPPAPRRLAILGSTGSLGVQTLELCEHFPDRLQVVALGASGRHPELLADQVRRFSPGLVAVTEPGAAARLRAELGTHPGPLSFPAAAPHVVAGPQALIDAALHPDADLVLVLTVGLTGLAPTLAALEAGRRVALANKEVLVAAGDLIPAPRLVEEGRLLPVDSEHSAIWQSLLGERRPGIRRLWLTASGGPFWGWPPQRLRTVTAEQALAHPTWRMGPRVTVDSATLMNKGFEIIEAHHLFGVPCADVRVVVHRQSVVHSLVEFCDGSIKAQLSLPDMRLPLLFALSYPDRWEYRGPPPLFEPGARSRRAGSSGGTGPSGRAEPLTLTFEPLVPGENEPRAIRLARQAAEAGGTYPTVLATADEVAVEAFLAGRLRFDRLLEVVRDALDRHTPAPSLSLEAVQEADAWARRTAQEAIDRLESA from the coding sequence GGAAGCACCGGCTCGCTCGGCGTGCAGACGCTGGAACTGTGCGAGCACTTCCCCGACCGCCTGCAGGTCGTGGCCCTGGGGGCTTCCGGCCGCCACCCGGAACTCCTGGCCGACCAGGTGCGGCGGTTTTCGCCGGGCCTGGTGGCCGTCACCGAACCCGGCGCCGCCGCCCGGCTCCGGGCCGAACTCGGGACCCATCCCGGGCCGCTTTCTTTCCCGGCAGCCGCCCCCCATGTGGTGGCGGGGCCTCAGGCGCTCATTGACGCGGCGCTGCACCCCGACGCCGATCTCGTGCTCGTGCTGACCGTCGGCCTCACGGGGCTGGCGCCGACCCTCGCCGCCCTCGAGGCCGGCCGCAGGGTGGCGCTCGCCAACAAGGAGGTGCTGGTCGCCGCCGGCGACCTCATCCCGGCTCCCCGCCTGGTCGAGGAAGGGCGGCTGCTTCCGGTGGATTCCGAGCACTCGGCCATCTGGCAGAGCCTGCTGGGTGAACGGCGTCCGGGCATCCGCCGGCTGTGGCTCACCGCCTCGGGCGGCCCGTTCTGGGGCTGGCCCCCGCAACGCCTTCGCACCGTGACGGCGGAGCAGGCCCTGGCTCACCCCACCTGGCGCATGGGGCCCCGGGTGACGGTGGACTCGGCGACCCTGATGAACAAGGGCTTCGAGATCATCGAGGCGCACCACCTGTTCGGCGTGCCCTGTGCCGACGTCCGGGTGGTGGTGCACCGGCAGAGCGTGGTTCACTCGCTGGTGGAGTTCTGCGACGGCTCCATCAAGGCGCAACTCAGCCTTCCGGACATGCGCTTGCCCCTTCTGTTCGCCCTCAGCTACCCCGATCGCTGGGAGTACCGGGGGCCGCCGCCGCTATTCGAGCCAGGCGCCCGCTCCCGGCGGGCCGGGTCTTCCGGAGGCACCGGCCCATCCGGCCGGGCCGAACCCCTCACGCTCACCTTCGAGCCGCTGGTACCGGGGGAGAACGAACCACGGGCTATCCGTCTGGCCCGCCAGGCCGCGGAGGCGGGAGGCACCTACCCGACCGTGCTGGCCACGGCGGACGAGGTGGCAGTGGAGGCCTTCCTGGCGGGACGGCTTCGGTTCGACCGGCTGCTGGAGGTGGTCAGGGACGCCCTCGACCGGCACACGCCAGCCCCATCGTTATCTTTAGAGGCTGTGCAGGAAGCGGACGCCTGGGCACGCCGCACCGCGCAGGAGGCCATTGATCGCCTCGAGTCCGCGTAG